TGTTAGTCCTTCTGTGAAGAAATATGGAAACAGCAGCATGAAAAATACCAAATGACAAGACTAACTAAGAAATTAACTTTTAATAATGTGAGATCTAACAAGTAAAAAAATGTAACAGAACAACATTATGCACTCTGTTCATACCTATCTTGTGGTGGGAGTAATAATTCTATGGCTCCATCTAAGGAGACAGCATATACTCAAGGGTAAGAGTTAAGGTCATCCAGTTACAGCTATGAAAATCACAGTTAGGCCATTCACGATTAAATTGTTGGTACCTATTCAGACTTTATTgagaaattttagttttttatttattaatttttttgctgtgcagcatgtgggatcttgcctCCCCCACCAGGCATGGAACCCATGCCCTGTgtagtggaaacacagagtcctatccagggaagtccctactttgaaattttaaaataattcaatttaagtAAACCTAACAGACATTCCTTGATTTTTCTCCCCCCAGTATAATACTGAATGTTAGACCACTGAGATCTACTGATATGTTTTCACTTTAACTATGCTGTtatctgggctttttttttttagtcgtGTCCTAGCAGGGAAACATCTAGAAAGTCGTAGAAATATTATTCCCCTTTTCTCTTACAGTGCTGTATAATGTATTCAGATATCACACGCTTATTAGTTGCTCTAGTTCAATGACAATAGATGCTATATAATGTACTTGGTCCTGCATTTTAGGTCTTTTCTCTTATGTCTAAGgctataaaaaacaaatatccttaaaagaagagaaagaatgagaaagaaagattaaaaaaaaaaaagaagggacttccatggtggtccagtggttaagactctctgcttccaatgaagaggggcatgggttcgatccctggtcagggaactaagatcccacatactgcacagcaaaaaaaaaaaaaagacaaaaacaaacaagccaaaaaaggaaatgagaagaacTGGACAGGGGAGAAAATGAGCCAAGCACACATCACAGAACATATGCCCAGCGACTGCTCTCGACACCAGGGGTGTGCGTCCTGCTGCACAGAGAACGAGGGGACATGGCCAACTCCTGTTCCAGGACTTACTCGGAGCTGGTAGGATCTGAGTTCATATATGTTCGGTCCTGATCGTGGGATGGGTTCATTCCAGAAACTGAACTCCAGCAGCAGCTGATTCTTTCTCGAGAGAAGCATGTTGCTTCTTGCCTTACGGAATTCCGAAAATTCCTTTGAGTGAAAAAGGTGCTCATGAGACTTGCTAGTATTTACATACAATATAAACCCACTTGAGTAACATGTACGTTCCCCCTCTAGTAGAATACTATTATAAACAGGGTCCCTTGGCCTGAGACAGTCCCAGCTCACATCTTGTTGAGTCAGCATAATGGCTATTAgcattccctttcactttcagaagtgTCCAGGTTTAGATAATAAACTTCACCGTTATCTTGATTATTTAAATGACAATGGAAACAAATTTAATTTCCTATGCTTTTAGGTCCTCCTGACAGTGTTTGACAGTATTATAAGACAGATGACATGGACACCTCAAAATATCAGATAATCCAAAAGCCATTTATATAGGGACAGAGAATCTAcacaaaacattttcttctctaataatGTTAAGCTGGTAGAATTTTTCCATGAACACTTTTCTATTAGtgaagggaggggaggacagCAAAGTCAGCCCAAGGTGAACAATGTGTGGTTGGCAGTTCCTAAAGCAGGTATGTGTTAGGTAACTCAGGCTGACTGTGGTGACTAGGTGGACTCACTGGCTTCAAACGTACCAGCTTATCAGTTTCAAAGTACAACTGACTTTTACAATAAGAACTGTTATTTTAACAGTATTACTGATGACTCTGTTCAAATACAACCTCAAGAAACCAAATAATAAAATCTTTACTACCGAAAACTAACAGTTTCCTTACAAAAACTGATGCTAGAAAAGAGTCATTTAATTCTGTACTAACATCTActattacagagaaggcaatggcaccccactccagtactcttgcctggaaaattccatggacggaggagcctggtaggctgctgtccatggggtcgctaggaggcAGACAGGACTAAgaagcttcactttcacttctcactttcatgcattggagaaggaaatggcaacccactccagtgttcttgcctggagaatcccagggatgggggagcctggtgggctgccgtctatggggtcgcacagagtcggacacaactaaagcgacttagcagcagtagcagcagcaacatctacTATATCAATAGTTTGAATAagcaaacatttttcaaaatcattaCCTGATTTTCTTTGAGTTTACTCATCACTTCTGTGAGGGCTGGATAGCCTCCTTCATACCTCCAAAGGTGaactgaaacatattttaaaagataacataCATTTAGGCCTTTATGATATTCTGACCTTGAAAATATTCCAGATATGCTTAGTGTTAACACAGTACAAAACTGTAATGTGTGTTGGCCTGAGTTATACCGTAAAGTTTCAATAATAGATTCAAATGTGAAAAATGATCAAGAAGGAGTTTTTGCGGTGATTTACTGAGAAACTACTTCAACCATAACACTAGATCAAGATTTGGAAAGCTTTGATTATAAAAACAAGCACTAAGTTGAAAATCATTTAAGTGATGACAGTAAAGGCTTAAGGAACAAGTGTTTATTCCAAAGACTTCTGCTTCCTACCAGCTTGATCCTGCTCGCCATACCACGTGTTCCAAGTCCCCACCAAAGTACAAGGGTAATGTTTATCTTCATGAATCCTTGGCAACACCTCTTGacttaaagagaagaaagagcaaCACTAATTAAACAAGCAACAAAATTACATCAGGTGGATAACACATGATCAATAATAGGAAAAGGTCATCTACTCTGTCTTCTGACAACTGACCTCAGAATACGTTTATGATGAAACAAACTACAGAATTAGCCTTTTAGCTGAATTCTGTTGTAAAACTCTAATGGCCCAGTTATCAAATGCTTAGGTGACTGATAACCCAGCTATCTAGAACAGTGGTAAGTAACTCAAGTATATtgataaaaatgataaagaagaGTCAAAGGTCCCCAAATTCCACAACTATGAATCCATTATTCAccatttcagggggaaaaaagcactTAGGAACGGTGATATGTATAAAAGCTAAGTTCTGGTGGTTCCAAAGATAGGACGGATGAGAGTAATGGGAAAAGAACGTgcgagaagagagaaagagaagaaagtaatGTTGTGGATGGGGGAGATGACAGAAGCGGCCCgagaggcagaggaagcaggggCAGAGAGGGTGGGCTTTAAGGAAGAAGACGAAGCTGAAACACAACAGAGTCTGGAAGCAACCTCCACCCCACCAATCCCAAAGAGCATCCACAGTGCAGGAGAATGCAAATGAAAGACACAACATGAAGTATATTCAACCAGCTAAGGGGATGTGAAAGGTATCGCAGAGTCCCACACTGGACACAGCGCCCAGGTTGTTGCTGTCCATCACACGTGGTCATGCCAGGGTGTCACGTTAGCAGAGGTGGCAGGGCCTCATTCCATGGAAACCCTCCCACGGTACAGATTCTAATggacagggaaagacaaagggAAGAGGCATAGCTGAATCACACCAAGAGGAAAGGTCAAACCTGCACGCTTTTTTGAgtagaaaaattatgacaaaaaaGTACAATACAGATCCAACAATGGGTGCAAAAAGGTATCAAGGGTCAGAAATGGAACCTGTTCAGATTATTTGCTGACATCAGGTGATATTAAGCTAGTGATCATCACCCAATGTTGGGGCCCTAAGACAGGGTGGATGTGACTAGTTAATGGAGAAAAGCTCTGAATGGTCTTATGTCTAACTAACTGAAAACTCAAATGTCTTTCTGACCAAGTACGATGACCAAACCACATATTATTTTTTGAAGGGtagcatttacttttaaaattaagatcaGATATTAAATCTATTTGATATATGACACATGAATGCTCAGAAGTAACATGGGGTTGACAGAAATTGGGAAAGATGGATTATGTTAGGGAAATGGGTTTTCTGTTTGCCACATGACAtgagcagaaagtaaagaacccAGCGCTGGAGCAAGTGCGGCTGATGGAAGCCTGCAcagatgactgaagtgaattgGGGCTGTGAGGTAGGTGACCCTAGTACCCAGAACTGGATGGGTTGGGCAGAACCTCATTACTGGAGCCCCTAAAAACCAGGCAGGTGTTAAGCCTTTATGTACTGGAAATAGGTTGCTGCTGAAAGttctagagaaaaggaaaagaaacaggatgaaggagaaaacagaactcAAGCAGACCAACTTGACAAACTTCTGGGTAACGGATtgcagtggggagggggtggggcttgAGGTACTGGGGCAGCTTCAAGCCCAGGAAGGCAGTCAGAAGGGCTACTTGGAAATGCGCCTCAACCGCCCTGGAGAGGGAAACAagcaaagagaagcaaaatgcatGTCAAATGAAGATGCCCAGCCCTTAGTGACGGACTGGTCACAGAAAACTAAGGCGAGAGTCAAATAAAACCGCGGTCAGTGTCACACATGGGGAAGCGGGAGGAGCAGAGCAATTCTACATTTTGAGTGTGAAGTGAGAACAAGACTTTCAAATAGAAACATGAGTAGATGGCCAGGAATCTGAGACAGGAGATGAACTAATAAAAAAATAGGACAGGGAAGATAATCCAGGGAAATATAAGCATATAGAAAATTTTCATCTTATGAAAAGAGATTTAGAGAAAAACCATCTGCTTTGTTTtaggtcattttttaaataaagaggaCAGTGCTGAGGTGAGCATGAAACTACGCTAATGTTACCTTTTGCAACCCacctccaaaaataaaacaaaagatttttttgcTTCTGAAAGTTAGGCTGATTCTGGTAACAAAATCATTTGCTTTCTCATGAAAGCAGTAGATATGAAcggtttttaaaaagtgcttttaaaTCATGTTTGCAGACAACTGATCATTGAACTGCTATTTCTATTAACTTAAGAACTGGTGCATGTAATTCTTTTTGGTCTTAAAGTTTACAAATTCTGTAAGAGTATATGGATTTCACATCACTCTAAGAATCTGCTGaatggatttgaacccaggcagatGGAAGACTTTGAAAGAAATGGCAGCTCTACTGAAATCATACAGGGCTCTTATATTGCAGGGGTACTTAGGCATAATACTGGAAATAGGGGCAGTCCCAGGGACGTGCAATCTAACTCTTAACGTTCAGAGCTGCCCAGAGATGGAGCATATGAATGTACTTAAGAACAGTGTCAGGAAGGGCTCCAGAAAGGACTCAAGCACTGGATGAGTAGCTGGACTGGACAGACTGGCAAGGTTCCTTCCAACCTGAAAGTCTAGTAACATTCCAAAGTCTGACAGTCTATGCAGACTTCGGTGAATAAGTGCTTAAAATCAGAATGCCCTTGGTAACCCCACAGAGCTCAACTTAAGAGCCTCTCAATGTTTGGCTTTAAGAAGAGGCATGAAAGATCTCGTTCTGCTATCAAGGGTTAGCACAAccaacaaatattaaaatcattaCTTTTCCCCAAGTAAAGGATAGTTTGGTATACACACCAAATTTTGTTGTATGCTTCTAGGCATTCCGGTTTAACATTGTgaactgaaacaaaagaaaattcaacGATAAACTTATGAACCAAGGGAAAAACGTTAACTATGAAGATAGCAAACCCAGGACTCACACTGTAATTTGTACAGACTGCTGGTTTCCTTTTTGGCTAGGAGGTTAGAGTGAGCATCTTTCCTTGGGTCAACTTTCCGAACAAACAAGGATTTTAACCAGCTGTCCTCTCGAGGTCTGTTATCGGAAGATGTCAATTTCCTATGGGATCACAAATGCAAAAATCTGAGTTTAGTCAGAGGTACAAAGATGTCAGGGTCTTTGGGTGGTAGTGCGTGGCCCACTGTTTTCATAAACTCATCAATCCGTTCAGCAAGCACTCCTCGGGCACACATTCGAAGCACTGTTCTAGAACTTGAGATATCATGTGTCCACCTTCCGTGCCAACAGTGTGCACTCGGAATGCAGGAGCAAAGTGTGAGAGAGGAACTTCGGCAACCCTCGGAGAGTCCTCACGTGCATCTCCATGAGTCCCGCTATgttcttcccttctccaaggaaaaatTTCAACATAGAAAAAACACACGGAAACTGAGaacagtcaaattcacagagaaagaaagtagaCCAGTACgttccaagggcagaggagagaaTGGGGAGATATTATTAATGGGTGAGGAAGATGACAAGGTTCTGCAGGTAGACAGTGGTGACGattatacaacaatgtgaatatacttaatgccactgaactgtaccctTAAGAATGGCAAATGTTTTATGtactttaccacaataaaaaatgtgaaaaggaaTATGCGGAGAAAGTGACATGAAttccttccttaaaaaaattatcttaccCCTAGAGTCAAGATTTTTAACTCACAAAAACCTAAGCTAattttcatcttataactgaactTCTACTGTACACACTGTCCGAGTGATGATAAATCTGACTGAACTAACAAGCAACACTTTACCAGTAGAATTTTAGCAGAGTGTTTTAACTCCCATATGCTTGCTAGTGGGATCACAAATTTGTGTGACTTCCCTAGAGGGCAGTGTGGCATTTATCTACAGCAAAATGCAAACTGTGTGGGCCTTCCGCCCTAAGGGCTGCACTTGCAGTTATGTCCAAGGGCAGCTATATTTAGACAGGCGCACACAGTTGAATGCAGGCGAGCATTCCTTACTGCCTTCCAGTTTGTTCCTGGTAAAGGTAATCTGGACTCCATTAATGGGGACTGGGCAGATCAAACAAGGCAGATCCAAAATCAGGACAGaatgcagtcattaaaaagaatgagtagACCTACACGCACTGCCATGTTGGTATCTGAGATGAGTTCTGTGGAGAAAGGCCCAGAACAGTGccctaaatacacacacaaagtgAAATGCTCACAGTGAGGACATCCGGGCTGTGACTGGGCTTGGGGTGTGAGGAGTGAGTTTTCCTTTTCCCTGTATACCCTTCTGCACTCGTGAATTTtccatatacatttattatttttatacttaacaTTAGCTAAAATATCTAAAAGTGCATGTTTAAAAACTCCTTTACTGGTAAGCtagatgtgtatatataacctgagaaaagactttaaaaattaaaccctGGTaaggacttcctttgtggtccagtggttaagactctgttgcACCTCaaatgcaggggctgcaggttcaatccctggtcagggaactaagaccccacgtgttgctgctgctgctgctaagtcgcttcagtcgtgtccaactctgtgcaaccccatagactgcagcctaccaggcttccccgtccctgggattctccaggcaagaacactggaatgggttgccatttccttctccaatgcatgaaagtaaaaagttaaagtcaagtcactcagtcatgtccgactctagcaactccacggactgcagcctaccaggctcctccatccatgggattttctaggtaaaagtactggagtggggtgccactgccttctctgccacGTTgcatggcatggcaaaaaaaaaagaatgaatgaattacaaTTCACACACCACATAGATGATTCTCACAAACATTGAGTGGAAGAGCCAGACACACAAgttcaaaaccagacaaaattaACCTAAGGTGTTAGAAGTCAGGGTAGTGTTACCCTTGACGGAGCTCACTGAAAGGGACACAAGAAGGGCTTTGAGGGCTTGTAATGTCCTGTATCTTGATGTGGGTGCTGCTTACACGGTTGTATTTATATTgggaaaattcatcaagctatAAATCTAGAATTTGTATACTTTCTTGAATGTATGCTATACTTCAGTaacaatttttaagttaaaagggcaagtattttaaataaaataatgcacgtaggatcttagttccctcaccaggaattgaacccacaccccctgcgctggaaggggaagtctcaaccactgagcCAGGGAAGTACCTCTCGTATATTTTTAAGTACACGTTTAACCCCTAGTAAACACACTTAAAACATGTAGGACAGCACCTGATTAATGGTgagagatttaaaaattatttttaaaactactttaaaaaactaaaaaaaaaaaaaaaagttatatataaaaactattagatctttgaaagtctctcagtcgtgtgactccttgcaaccccagggactacagtctgtggaattctccaggccagaatactggagtgggtagcctttcccttctccagaggatcttccccacctagggatcgaactcaggtctcccgcattgcagatggattctttaccaactgagccacaagggaagcccaagaatactggagtgggtagcctgtcccttctccagatcttcccaacctaggaactgaacccaggtctcccacattgcggattctttaccaactgagctatcagggaagcccttaagtatTAGCCCTTTAGTAAAAAtcaaaatcatatggtatttatctctGTTTTCAATTCACTCGTTAATTATATAAACTAATTCTGAAGATGGCAGTTCTCCAAATGAATCATGGTAAaattcatttcaataaaaatattttgtcaatttgtttcaagtattttccttttttttttttccgtcctacccagtggcttgtgggatcttagttccccaaccagggactgaatccaggtcctctgcagtgaaagcaccgagtcctaaccactgttctaccagggaagtcccgtgtttaaagtattttaaatacacCACATTTTTGGATACTGGGTTAAATAATATCATGAAGCAAAATGGCAAGCATATAAAATTAGTGATATGCAAAGCAGAAAGTTTTAAGATTTGTGAACAGGACTTTGTATAGTTCCTTGAGTTTTTAGATTTCAAATTTACTAAACAgaaattgtgtttaaaaatatgttttggttaaatgaattttaagacTTTAGGAATAACAATTACGAACAACTAGGAAAGAGATACAATGGAAGTTTCTAAAAATATCAGTACTAAGGAACTTCATTAAGAAGTAATTCACGAAGGTAAGCACTACTCACAGTTCTTAATGAATCCTTCCAGAAGTACACAGACAAGCATATGCCATGCACACACATATTGCTATTTAACTCAGTGTATTTAATGCTTTGTAAAATAAGAGCATAATAAAGAATTATTGACAGGCTaaatctggagggaaaaaaattctgaagtaaTTCTTCCCTTCTTTAGAATTTAAGGGGATTACAAGTTAATAAGCACATACTTCCTGTCAAGCTCTGGACAATTTGTATATGtcttctcatttaatccccaGAACAATCTAGCAAGGTAGGTTACTATTGCATTTTAAGGACTGGACCCCAGAAGTCCAACTTGAGGTAAGAAGCGGCAAGATAATATGAACCCAGATCTAACtataaagttcaaaatattttcactggTAAGGGACACCTCACCCACACGGATCTCCCCAAGTAAGCATTTGTTCCAGATTTTTAACACCAAAGGGGTTTACTTTAGGATGGGTAAGATGAAGTAAGGGTTACGACAACACTTTGTAAACTAGGGTTAATGTACGAAACAGCCAACATCTCGGGACACACGTAAGAACCCACGTGCTGTTTACTTGTCAAAGCTGGGTAGCAATTGTCTTGACAAATGAAAGGCAGTGTGACTCAGCATCAGCGCCAAATGACTCTTGACCTCTGAAATCTTCCGAGTGGCAGGTGACTGGAGCTGCCCCCTGTGCCCAGTCCACCTCACTGAACCATGGCAGTGGGCTGAAGTAGCCATGCCAACAGCCACCAGGATTCTAAGGCCTGGGTTGGGCTGGCTCTTTACTGAGAGCAACACACACAGGGATCAGCTGTTTTTACACCACCATATGCACGTCAGGTGGTACTTTATGGAGTGCCGCGTAGGGGGCAGCATATCCAACAAAACACTCTTCTTTTGTTAATTTACCATTATTATTTCTTTCGGCTAAGTCACAGGGCTTGTGGGATATTTTTAGACCCCAGACCAGAGAttggaacctgggcccttggcagtgagagatcagagtcctaaccaccggattGCCAGGTAATTCCCCCAAACACTAGATTTTAAACAGAACAAGCACTGAGTGCCTGGTTCAGTGGATACAAAGATGACCAGATGCTGAGTCTGCCTGGTCTCAGGGGAAAAACCTATCAGTAAACAGCCAGAGGGGTCATGGACGCTGTGGACTCGCAGGCACTGTGGGAACTCAAGGGAGTGAATCGTCTTGGCCTTGGCCGGCCAGGAGCTGGAGGAACTTCAGG
This portion of the Bos indicus x Bos taurus breed Angus x Brahman F1 hybrid chromosome 25, Bos_hybrid_MaternalHap_v2.0, whole genome shotgun sequence genome encodes:
- the NIPSNAP2 gene encoding protein NipSnap homolog 2 isoform X1, which codes for MAARVLRAGGAASASGFLRRASPGSLLPGLRKLTSSDNRPREDSWLKSLFVRKVDPRKDAHSNLLAKKETSSLYKLQFHNVKPECLEAYNKICQEVLPRIHEDKHYPCTLVGTWNTWYGEQDQAVHLWRYEGGYPALTEVMSKLKENQEFSEFRKARSNMLLSRKNQLLLEFSFWNEPIPRSGPNIYELRSYQLRPGTMIEWGNYWARAIRFRQDGNEAVGGFFSQIGQLYMVHHLWAYKDLQTREDIRNAAWHKHGWEELVYYTVPLIQEMESRIMIPQKTSPLQ
- the NIPSNAP2 gene encoding protein NipSnap homolog 2 isoform X2, which encodes MAARVLRAGGAASASGFLRRASPGSLLPGLRKLTSSDNRPREDSWLKSLFVRKVDPRKDAHSNLLAKKETSSLYKLQFKRCCQGFMKINITLVLWWGLGTRGMASRIKLEFSEFRKARSNMLLSRKNQLLLEFSFWNEPIPRSGPNIYELRSYQLRPGTMIEWGNYWARAIRFRQDGNEAVGGFFSQIGQLYMVHHLWAYKDLQTREDIRNAAWHKHGWEELVYYTVPLIQEMESRIMIPQKTSPLQ